From Spirosoma aerolatum, one genomic window encodes:
- a CDS encoding heme-dependent oxidative N-demethylase family protein, whose amino-acid sequence MLPYFPFGHRFNDKMGTAPVSESDRLLEIDPLYSSEIGLKRQLLAELPTYYFQALSGYESAQWEALEWMLHKLAEAYPEQFSLTKQGNQWHWVNRILAEETTFRYGNENSLPNAPLDWVGRQVQEDVLLLSGQEGRLVAGLLCFANDWSLDEKIGLPFWQIHAPINPIVEPMMRSAGAFMQRLPAGKSFWRANWSVKVSNQLDRSTRHLPILTQQLNDRLPQLTIDTIGDLLYLRVERQTLTRLPKSGVILFTIHTYQSRLADEAADPNRAARMVQVFSTTPPAMIDYKSMTHFLPALLNYLRDKARAINVNPLS is encoded by the coding sequence ATGCTTCCTTATTTCCCGTTCGGTCACCGATTTAACGATAAGATGGGCACTGCTCCCGTGTCGGAATCCGACCGATTGCTGGAAATAGATCCACTGTATTCCTCAGAAATTGGTTTGAAACGCCAGTTGCTGGCCGAATTACCCACCTATTATTTTCAGGCACTATCCGGTTATGAATCGGCTCAATGGGAAGCGCTTGAATGGATGCTTCACAAGCTGGCGGAAGCATATCCTGAGCAGTTTTCGCTAACTAAGCAGGGCAACCAGTGGCATTGGGTCAATCGTATATTGGCCGAGGAAACTACGTTCAGGTATGGGAATGAGAACTCTCTTCCAAATGCGCCACTCGACTGGGTTGGCCGTCAGGTTCAGGAAGACGTGTTGCTTCTATCGGGCCAAGAAGGACGATTAGTAGCGGGCCTGCTCTGTTTTGCCAATGACTGGAGTTTGGACGAAAAAATTGGGCTTCCGTTCTGGCAGATTCACGCACCAATCAACCCTATTGTTGAACCGATGATGCGTTCGGCCGGAGCCTTTATGCAGCGGCTACCAGCCGGTAAATCCTTCTGGCGGGCCAACTGGAGCGTTAAAGTAAGCAATCAGTTGGATAGGAGCACCCGGCATTTGCCTATCCTGACCCAACAATTGAACGACCGCCTGCCCCAACTGACCATCGATACCATCGGCGATCTGCTATACTTACGCGTTGAACGGCAAACCCTGACCCGACTGCCCAAATCCGGGGTTATTCTGTTTACCATTCATACGTACCAAAGCCGCCTGGCCGACGAAGCAGCCGACCCTAACCGGGCTGCCCGTATGGTACAGGTTTTCAGCACTACACCGCCAGCGATGATTGATTACAAGAGTATGACCCATTTTTTACCTGCCCTGCTGAATTATTTAAGGGATAAAGCCAGAGCGATCAACGTGAATCCACTATCCTAA
- a CDS encoding Gfo/Idh/MocA family protein, with product MTRLKAAIIGGGNIADKNHIPALKHLSDQVDLVAVCSRDLAKARALADSHNIPHAFNETTELYQQCAPDMVVICTPNSLHHPQTMEALEQGCHVFCEKPPALHAKHAREMADLAQKKERVLAYNFQLRQAGEYALLMRCKSDGLLGDIYHIKASFVRRRGIPGWGYFTNKAMQGGGALIDLGVHVLDLALYALGYPSPDQVVGNTYDFIGKAGGKGLLGQWNPDTFEVEDAATAYLTFPNKASIMLSASFALNMEAEKERNLEVFGSKGGAKLFPFSLHTELAGELADVRFPFLEDIDIQLQNTKAFLDACTGKPSNVCTAKQGAILQEIVERIYQSAER from the coding sequence ATGACCAGACTGAAAGCAGCCATCATTGGCGGAGGCAATATTGCCGACAAGAATCATATTCCAGCCCTTAAACACCTATCCGACCAGGTCGATCTGGTAGCCGTTTGTAGCCGCGATCTGGCCAAAGCTCGCGCACTAGCCGACTCGCATAACATCCCCCATGCGTTCAACGAGACGACAGAGCTGTACCAGCAGTGTGCTCCCGATATGGTGGTTATCTGTACGCCCAATTCCCTCCATCATCCGCAAACAATGGAGGCACTAGAACAGGGGTGCCACGTTTTTTGTGAAAAACCACCCGCGCTGCATGCGAAACATGCGCGCGAAATGGCCGATCTCGCCCAAAAAAAGGAACGAGTACTGGCCTATAATTTCCAGCTCCGGCAGGCTGGGGAATATGCGTTGTTGATGCGTTGTAAATCGGATGGTTTACTGGGCGATATTTACCATATTAAAGCGTCCTTTGTGCGTCGTCGGGGCATTCCGGGCTGGGGTTATTTTACCAACAAAGCGATGCAGGGGGGTGGCGCTCTGATAGACCTGGGCGTTCATGTTCTTGACCTGGCTCTTTATGCACTGGGGTATCCTTCGCCCGACCAGGTTGTCGGGAATACGTACGATTTTATTGGTAAGGCAGGCGGAAAAGGCTTATTGGGCCAGTGGAACCCCGATACGTTCGAGGTTGAAGATGCCGCAACAGCCTATCTGACGTTTCCGAACAAAGCCTCTATTATGCTATCGGCTTCATTCGCCCTGAACATGGAAGCCGAAAAAGAACGAAACCTGGAAGTATTTGGCTCCAAAGGTGGCGCAAAGCTGTTTCCGTTTTCACTGCATACCGAACTGGCTGGTGAACTAGCCGATGTACGATTTCCGTTTCTGGAAGACATCGATATTCAACTCCAAAACACCAAAGCGTTTCTGGATGCCTGTACCGGAAAACCATCCAACGTCTGTACGGCCAAGCAGGGCGCTATTTTACAGGAAATCGTTGAACGAATTTATCAGTCGGCAGAACGGTAA
- a CDS encoding choice-of-anchor Q domain-containing protein → MKHFSLIFWGYFLAISAFSQSIVYVTPTGAGDHSGNAWGNALSGVQLPNRVATADSGTQFWIAAGTYKPTTTTDRTASFIVTKGIRLYGGFSGKESSLLERNYTQNETIISGDIGIANYIEDNSYTLFLILRAGNEASVDGFTVKDGYQTESIYYNNLNIGYDGGSGMVIYSDGYLNCSPSITNCRFVNNCAKQSPKYWGIRGGAILVIAKNNGLCFPVISSCYFNNNKADEGGGISVEAHTTGLVSTTITNSKFEGNLATNAGALACLTPITPETGYSEQLGSASVVISKCVFTGNQGRFGGAITSTVNLSINQSVFTNNLAYSHGGCIESSGNTAINNCVFVNNQSSEGGSLAYSDRGQLSFINCTLYSNATKPNRDLNSLLEGGEFQIKNSIITGEPASYTLISKLWYSTLDPILSTSYSLIQNGYPGIGNLNSDPLFIDPANGNFRLQPTSPAINAGSPDITDLLPTDIAGNPRIQGNRVDMGAYEFIGCSICLPFIISRIR, encoded by the coding sequence ATGAAACATTTCTCCCTGATTTTTTGGGGTTATTTCCTCGCCATTTCTGCTTTTTCCCAATCCATCGTTTACGTGACGCCTACGGGTGCTGGAGACCATTCGGGTAACGCCTGGGGCAATGCCCTTTCCGGTGTTCAACTACCGAACCGGGTCGCTACTGCCGATTCAGGAACTCAGTTCTGGATAGCTGCGGGCACCTACAAACCGACCACCACAACCGACCGAACAGCCTCATTCATCGTAACAAAGGGTATACGATTATATGGTGGTTTTAGTGGAAAAGAATCTAGTTTACTTGAACGTAACTATACCCAAAATGAAACAATTATATCAGGAGATATTGGCATAGCAAATTACATTGAAGACAATAGTTACACCTTGTTTTTAATACTACGAGCCGGCAACGAAGCAAGTGTTGACGGTTTCACAGTAAAAGATGGCTACCAAACAGAATCCATTTACTATAATAACTTAAACATTGGCTATGATGGAGGTAGTGGAATGGTCATATACAGTGATGGCTATTTAAATTGTAGTCCTTCAATAACTAATTGTCGATTTGTAAATAATTGCGCCAAACAATCCCCTAAATACTGGGGAATAAGGGGTGGAGCGATTTTAGTTATTGCAAAAAACAATGGATTATGTTTTCCTGTAATAAGCAGTTGCTATTTTAATAATAATAAGGCAGATGAAGGTGGCGGCATCTCTGTCGAAGCGCATACAACTGGCTTAGTAAGTACTACTATCACAAACTCGAAATTTGAAGGTAATTTAGCCACTAATGCAGGAGCTCTCGCATGCTTAACACCAATTACGCCTGAGACTGGATATTCCGAACAACTAGGCTCGGCTTCTGTTGTTATATCAAAATGTGTGTTTACTGGAAATCAAGGACGTTTTGGTGGTGCTATTACTAGTACTGTAAACTTATCTATCAATCAATCGGTATTTACCAATAATCTGGCATATAGTCATGGAGGGTGTATCGAGTCGTCTGGCAATACAGCAATTAACAATTGTGTGTTTGTAAATAATCAATCTTCAGAAGGAGGATCACTGGCTTATTCAGATAGGGGCCAACTCAGTTTTATCAACTGTACGCTTTACTCAAACGCTACTAAGCCAAATAGAGATCTGAATTCTTTATTGGAAGGGGGAGAATTTCAGATCAAGAACAGTATTATCACTGGTGAACCTGCAAGCTACACACTCATATCTAAACTTTGGTATAGCACCCTAGACCCAATATTAAGTACTTCCTACTCCCTTATACAGAACGGTTACCCAGGCATTGGCAACCTTAATTCTGACCCACTTTTTATCGATCCTGCCAATGGCAACTTCAGATTACAACCCACTAGCCCGGCTATAAATGCTGGTAGTCCTGACATAACCGACTTGTTGCCTACCGACATCGCAGGGAATCCACGAATACAGGGCAATCGGGTCGATATGGGTGCCTATGAATTTATCGGCTGTTCTATATGCCTACCGTTTATCATAAGCCGTATACGTTGA
- a CDS encoding alpha/beta hydrolase yields the protein MTTARIAQTVTLLLVLLRSSFGQASKPDHSVPTKPFVLGVIQEIQSTQLAEKRTLNIYLPEGYNPNDTIRYPVIYLLDGSADEDFIHVVGLVQFNTFPWVNRMPKTIVVGIANTDRRRDFTYPTTQEKDKQQYKTAGQSAKFIAFLGTELQPYINKTYKTTNAKTLIGQSLGGLLATEIVTKKPSLFTQYIIISPSLWWDNGSLLEQKTDGLQAQLTKPLAVYIGVGKEGLGPSDIPHVMEVDANRLAEKLTAIKNKNIRVYFDYLPQENHATITHQAIFNAFRLLYPPPADK from the coding sequence ATGACAACAGCTCGAATTGCACAAACCGTAACTTTACTGCTTGTTCTGCTTAGAAGCTCCTTTGGCCAAGCTAGCAAGCCCGATCACTCGGTGCCAACAAAACCGTTTGTGCTGGGCGTTATTCAGGAAATCCAGTCGACGCAGTTAGCCGAAAAGCGAACGCTAAACATTTACCTGCCCGAAGGTTATAATCCCAACGACACCATCCGCTATCCGGTTATCTACCTGCTCGATGGGTCGGCCGATGAAGATTTTATCCATGTCGTTGGACTTGTCCAGTTCAATACTTTTCCCTGGGTCAACCGCATGCCCAAAACCATCGTTGTAGGCATTGCCAATACAGACCGACGGCGGGATTTTACGTACCCAACCACGCAGGAAAAAGACAAACAACAGTATAAAACAGCCGGGCAATCGGCGAAATTTATCGCATTTCTGGGAACCGAATTACAACCGTACATCAACAAAACCTATAAAACGACCAACGCAAAAACCTTGATTGGTCAATCGCTTGGCGGACTACTCGCCACTGAAATAGTAACGAAAAAACCCTCTTTATTCACACAGTATATAATTATCAGCCCGAGTCTGTGGTGGGATAATGGGTCTTTACTCGAGCAAAAAACGGATGGGCTACAAGCTCAGTTGACGAAGCCCTTGGCTGTGTATATTGGTGTTGGGAAAGAAGGCCTGGGGCCCAGCGATATACCGCACGTTATGGAAGTAGATGCGAATCGATTGGCGGAGAAGTTAACCGCGATTAAAAACAAAAATATACGCGTGTATTTCGATTATCTACCTCAGGAAAACCACGCCACCATTACCCACCAGGCTATTTTTAATGCCTTCCGGCTCTTATACCCCCCTCCCGCTGACAAATAA
- a CDS encoding APC family permease: protein MQHLARTLDTRSAILLVVSGIIGSGVFKKVAPMAAELGSPLLVVACWIAAGLVSLAGALTYAEIAGMFPQSGGEYVYFKKVYGKLFAFLYGWGAFTVMRTATIAALAHIFGQSLVSLINIPDEFVELAVKSVATLLILLLSFINYRGITVAEGLSRILIYLIFIAVVVIAILGFQAKSGSLSNLLHAMPHQDSTAYGSLLGSLVVASLGAFWGYEGWNQIGYIGEEIKNPQRNLPIALSVGTSIVVIIYVLLNIVYVYVLPIEKLVQLASTPGKIAAVEVVREAAGHIGAVFISVLILVTTSNSTNASILMPARVFYAMARDGLFFKAAATIHPRYQTPSVAIMLQSLWSLIMVWSGSFDQLTDMLVFASFIFYGATALGVLILRAKQPDLERPYRVIGYPFVPAFFCVCCALLVIMTLINQPREAFTGLGLIATGLPFYWFWRKQTF from the coding sequence ATGCAACATCTCGCACGAACACTCGACACGCGCTCGGCCATATTACTGGTGGTCAGCGGAATTATCGGCTCTGGTGTTTTTAAGAAAGTAGCCCCTATGGCGGCCGAATTAGGATCGCCTTTGCTGGTCGTAGCGTGCTGGATTGCTGCCGGTTTGGTTAGTCTGGCCGGAGCGCTTACCTATGCTGAAATAGCCGGTATGTTTCCGCAATCGGGTGGTGAGTATGTCTATTTCAAAAAAGTGTATGGGAAGCTATTTGCATTTCTGTATGGCTGGGGGGCTTTCACCGTCATGCGAACGGCTACCATTGCCGCTCTGGCACACATTTTTGGCCAGTCGCTCGTTTCGCTGATTAATATTCCTGACGAATTCGTAGAGTTAGCGGTTAAAAGCGTGGCCACGCTGCTTATCCTGCTGCTAAGTTTTATCAATTACCGGGGTATTACCGTAGCTGAAGGCCTTAGTCGCATCCTTATCTACCTTATCTTCATAGCAGTAGTCGTTATCGCCATCCTGGGATTTCAGGCAAAGTCGGGTAGTTTATCGAACCTACTCCACGCCATGCCTCATCAGGATTCGACCGCCTATGGTAGCTTGCTCGGTTCGCTGGTGGTCGCTTCGCTCGGTGCTTTCTGGGGATACGAAGGCTGGAATCAAATCGGCTATATCGGCGAGGAAATCAAAAATCCACAGCGGAATCTGCCCATTGCGCTCAGCGTTGGCACCAGCATCGTTGTTATTATTTACGTACTGCTTAACATCGTGTATGTATACGTATTACCCATCGAAAAGCTGGTCCAACTAGCCAGTACACCGGGTAAAATTGCAGCTGTCGAAGTCGTGCGGGAAGCGGCTGGCCATATTGGGGCCGTCTTTATTTCGGTTCTAATCCTGGTAACCACCTCAAACTCGACCAATGCCTCCATTCTGATGCCTGCCCGAGTTTTTTACGCAATGGCGCGTGACGGCCTGTTCTTTAAAGCAGCCGCTACTATACATCCCCGCTATCAGACCCCTTCCGTGGCCATCATGCTTCAGTCTTTGTGGTCGCTGATTATGGTGTGGTCGGGCAGCTTTGATCAGTTAACGGATATGCTGGTCTTTGCCTCCTTTATTTTTTACGGGGCCACGGCGCTGGGTGTACTCATTTTACGCGCCAAACAGCCTGATTTAGAGCGTCCCTATCGGGTTATCGGCTACCCATTCGTACCCGCCTTTTTTTGCGTTTGCTGTGCATTGCTGGTCATTATGACCCTGATTAACCAACCACGCGAGGCATTTACAGGCCTTGGACTCATTGCTACCGGCCTCCCCTTCTACTGGTTCTGGCGGAAACAAACATTTTGA
- a CDS encoding deoxycytidylate deaminase produces the protein MQPPIDNAILHAKLKSARPRFDDIFMDLAVNLAKRSHCIKAQVGAVLTRDTRIISIGYNGPPAGTHNCDEEFPDVGCPRDSKGSCSLALHAEQNAILYAAKNGSEIEGATIYVTLSPCIACARIIYSMKIARVVYLNSYAAYKGIGSDEGVDFLRRFGVTVERYVSGELTAVGPDMP, from the coding sequence ATGCAACCACCAATTGACAACGCTATTTTGCATGCCAAACTGAAATCGGCTCGTCCACGCTTCGATGATATTTTTATGGATCTGGCCGTTAATCTGGCGAAACGATCACATTGTATCAAAGCGCAGGTAGGGGCCGTACTCACCCGTGACACCCGGATTATTTCGATTGGCTATAATGGCCCCCCGGCCGGAACACATAACTGCGATGAGGAATTTCCTGATGTTGGATGTCCCCGCGATTCGAAAGGGTCGTGTTCCCTGGCGCTTCATGCCGAGCAGAATGCCATTTTATACGCGGCTAAAAACGGTTCTGAAATTGAAGGTGCAACCATTTATGTAACATTGTCGCCCTGCATTGCCTGTGCCCGGATTATTTATAGTATGAAAATTGCGCGGGTGGTATACCTGAACTCGTATGCTGCCTATAAAGGGATCGGGTCCGACGAAGGCGTTGATTTTCTGCGTCGGTTTGGGGTAACGGTCGAGCGATATGTATCGGGTGAATTGACGGCGGTAGGGCCTGACATGCCATGA
- a CDS encoding pirin family protein, with protein MLDLIIDARPASLGNGFNVRRILPYRLRRMLGPFIFMDHGGPVNFTAEQAPGMDVLPHPHIGLSTVSYLFDGQVTHRDSLGVEQIIRPGEVNWMTAGRGIAHSERFEDPVTLAGGRLEMIQTWVALPETHEEDTPSFENYQPHELPIFTDTGVWLRLIAGDAFGLTNHVTTHSPLFYAHVVLQPGTPFGLPVGYPERGAYVAKGTVEVNGHRYGAGQLLVFTRGIDPVITAIEPATIMLLGGEPLGERFIWWNFVSSRKERIEQAKADWEAGRIALPPNDNQVFIPLPHDQSKPAGSGTPPPQPLS; from the coding sequence ATGTTAGATCTAATTATTGATGCACGCCCGGCCTCTTTAGGCAATGGATTCAATGTCCGGCGTATACTCCCCTACCGACTTCGACGGATGCTAGGGCCGTTTATTTTTATGGATCATGGAGGGCCAGTCAATTTTACGGCCGAGCAGGCTCCTGGCATGGATGTACTTCCTCATCCACACATTGGCTTGTCTACGGTGAGTTATCTGTTTGATGGGCAGGTTACCCACCGAGATAGCCTGGGTGTCGAACAGATCATCCGGCCCGGCGAAGTAAACTGGATGACAGCCGGACGAGGAATTGCCCATTCGGAGCGTTTTGAAGATCCGGTAACCTTGGCGGGTGGGCGACTGGAAATGATTCAGACGTGGGTGGCCCTACCCGAAACCCACGAAGAGGATACTCCAAGCTTCGAAAATTATCAGCCGCACGAACTCCCTATTTTCACAGATACAGGCGTTTGGTTGCGATTGATTGCCGGTGATGCCTTTGGGCTGACCAACCATGTTACTACCCATTCGCCCCTATTTTACGCCCATGTCGTTTTACAACCCGGTACTCCCTTTGGCTTACCTGTCGGTTATCCGGAGCGCGGGGCTTACGTAGCCAAAGGTACAGTAGAAGTAAATGGCCATCGGTACGGAGCCGGTCAATTGCTGGTATTTACGCGGGGCATCGATCCAGTGATAACGGCTATCGAACCCGCTACGATCATGCTACTGGGGGGCGAACCGCTGGGCGAACGATTTATTTGGTGGAACTTTGTTTCATCCCGGAAAGAGCGGATTGAACAGGCTAAAGCCGACTGGGAAGCTGGCCGAATCGCTTTGCCTCCCAACGACAACCAAGTATTTATTCCACTTCCACACGATCAGTCTAAACCGGCAGGCTCAGGAACGCCCCCTCCTCAGCCGTTATCATAA
- a CDS encoding exonuclease/endonuclease/phosphatase family protein, translating to MKYRHSYSILKRSGGGLTLALICLLLAQVSWKYAEPWQPAQLLEPADLAATINTPDTKQPLIISIGPAATIKTSVGVGPASEAENLAKLEKLLSKESKNRAIVIYCGCCPFKNCPNVRPAFTKLNEMGFKNHKLLNIAKNLKTDWIDKGYPVIE from the coding sequence ATGAAATACCGACATTCCTATTCAATTCTCAAACGTTCGGGGGGGGGGCTGACTCTTGCCCTGATTTGTCTGCTACTGGCCCAGGTTAGCTGGAAATATGCGGAACCCTGGCAGCCTGCCCAATTACTGGAACCCGCCGATCTGGCGGCTACGATAAACACACCTGACACCAAGCAACCCTTGATCATCAGTATAGGTCCGGCGGCTACGATTAAAACGTCGGTAGGTGTTGGCCCCGCCAGTGAAGCGGAGAATCTGGCGAAGTTGGAAAAACTATTGAGTAAAGAATCGAAAAATCGGGCAATTGTGATTTACTGTGGATGTTGCCCGTTCAAAAATTGCCCGAATGTGCGTCCGGCCTTTACGAAGCTCAATGAAATGGGTTTCAAGAATCACAAATTGCTCAACATCGCCAAAAACCTTAAAACCGATTGGATCGACAAAGGCTATCCGGTGATTGAATAG
- a CDS encoding mandelate racemase/muconate lactonizing enzyme family protein, producing MRIKSIRAYLKNLALTKPYTIAYQTTTDVENVFLEIELDNGIVGIGAANPSPDVVGESPAQALHNLQGEWALGLVGKDIRLFINLIEQAQNQFPKAPGTLAALDIALHDAFGQYLDVPIVQFYGQKIQALPTSVTIGIMNVADTLAEAADYYRQGFRVLKVKTGLDVDQDIERILKLRERYPHPFTIRVDANQGYSLADLQTFYRETAQAAVELIEQPLPVGQEHELLTMPASLRQSLAADESLKGPEAALTLTHQPQPFGIYNIKLMKCGGIRSALAIATIAEPAGISLFWGCNDESRVSIAAALHAAFACPHTRYIDLDGSFDLAEDVVSDGFMVEDGFMRPTGGSGLGLAKL from the coding sequence ATGCGTATCAAATCTATTCGGGCCTACCTGAAAAACCTGGCGTTGACTAAGCCGTACACCATTGCTTACCAGACCACTACGGACGTGGAGAATGTGTTTCTGGAAATCGAACTCGACAACGGCATCGTTGGCATTGGTGCGGCCAATCCATCGCCCGATGTAGTAGGCGAGTCGCCGGCGCAAGCCCTCCACAATTTACAGGGCGAGTGGGCTTTGGGGCTGGTTGGCAAAGACATACGTCTGTTCATAAATTTGATCGAACAGGCACAGAATCAATTTCCGAAGGCCCCCGGTACGCTGGCAGCTCTGGATATTGCCCTGCACGATGCGTTCGGTCAATATCTGGATGTGCCGATTGTACAATTTTACGGACAGAAGATTCAAGCATTGCCAACCTCGGTAACCATCGGCATTATGAACGTAGCCGATACACTCGCCGAAGCAGCCGACTATTACCGACAAGGCTTTCGAGTGCTCAAAGTAAAAACAGGTCTCGATGTTGACCAGGACATTGAACGTATTCTGAAACTACGGGAACGCTATCCTCATCCGTTTACGATTCGCGTGGATGCCAACCAGGGCTATTCACTGGCCGATTTACAAACATTTTATCGGGAAACGGCACAGGCTGCTGTCGAACTTATTGAGCAACCCCTACCGGTTGGTCAGGAACATGAGTTGTTAACCATGCCAGCCTCCCTACGTCAGAGCTTAGCTGCTGATGAATCGCTAAAAGGTCCTGAAGCCGCCTTGACGCTCACCCATCAGCCACAACCGTTCGGTATTTATAACATCAAGTTGATGAAATGTGGTGGCATTCGTTCGGCTTTGGCCATCGCCACCATCGCCGAACCTGCTGGCATTTCACTATTTTGGGGATGCAACGACGAAAGTCGAGTCAGTATCGCAGCAGCTTTACACGCAGCATTTGCCTGCCCGCACACCCGGTATATCGACCTTGATGGTAGTTTCGACCTGGCCGAAGATGTTGTTTCGGACGGCTTTATGGTTGAGGATGGATTCATGCGACCAACTGGTGGCAGCGGTCTTGGACTGGCAAAATTGTAA
- a CDS encoding acyl carrier protein phosphodiesterase, which yields MNILAHAYLSGRQTELIIGNFSGDFIKGDPENPRHQLTPGEIAGVRLHRAIDTFTDEHPAVAAVRDLLHPRCHKYAGAAVDIFFDHFLAANFLTLTGEPLSGFVAYFYQTIQMHTNRLPAPVARMAEYMIRQDWLTSYQFLEGIDRSLKGVSRRTAYPSGLDTAIEDLERYYTEIGEHFANFWPDFVTTIQLIRTTLLADL from the coding sequence ATGAACATACTGGCACATGCGTATCTGTCGGGGCGACAAACGGAGTTGATTATTGGAAATTTCAGTGGCGATTTTATCAAAGGAGATCCCGAAAATCCGCGCCATCAGCTAACACCGGGCGAAATTGCCGGAGTACGGCTTCATCGGGCCATCGACACGTTTACCGATGAGCATCCGGCCGTTGCGGCTGTTCGGGATTTACTGCACCCACGCTGTCATAAATATGCTGGGGCGGCTGTCGATATTTTCTTCGACCATTTTCTGGCTGCTAACTTTTTAACCTTGACGGGTGAACCTCTATCGGGCTTTGTGGCCTATTTCTACCAGACCATCCAAATGCATACAAATCGATTGCCAGCCCCCGTCGCTCGGATGGCCGAGTATATGATTCGGCAGGACTGGCTGACGAGTTACCAGTTTCTGGAAGGCATCGATCGGTCGCTTAAGGGCGTATCTCGTCGAACCGCCTATCCGTCGGGTCTGGATACGGCCATTGAGGATTTAGAGCGGTATTACACCGAAATTGGCGAACATTTTGCTAACTTTTGGCCCGATTTTGTTACCACAATTCAATTGATACGAACCACATTACTTGCCGACCTATGA